TGAATTTACATATAGGTTTTTTTGTCTTTGAAGATTACCTATGAATTTTGTGTTACTTGACATTTTTTAGTATAGTAggtaaaattgatttttcttgtagtgctTTTGTTGTGCCGTGATGATTGATAAAGAGTCTACCTTCAtccatttaataaaataattgattgcTGAACTGTGTGAATATGTACAGTGAAGAGTCAAAAAGTAACAATTATATgtaattcttttgttgaataGATCACACTTCTAATATTCGTggcattttttaataaatgtataagcatctttcttatttatgttatttatctGATCGATGTGTTATTGTTTATTGGTAAAGAATCCCAAGTTTCAAAGGGAAATAGAAGGAAGATTTACTTGGATCAATATTAGAGTAATAATAGATGAGAAATATATCTATGATTAAAGTTGAGTCTCAGTTGAATGTTGACCAAATATTTCCTTTAGtcagatattatatttatacgTTCCATATatcatgaataaataaatatattaaacaaattttgttattttaaagataatgagatattatattatatcataatattttaaagatattagataattaattattatatcataatatctttgaaatatataataaaatctgataataaattattattttataagatattatctttaaatattttagagatattttataatatattaaaatatgtaatattatcatttttaaataatttctaattaaatttttacataaaaattgtaattatataaatactataaacaaataaaataatacctGCTTATGTTTTCtgaaaaagtatatttataaaaaactgTAGATcactaataattaaaagaaagaaaatattgctataaatttaatttcaaaattacctTATATACTACTAACGCACGGCTGAAATTGTCTATACACCCACGGAAACATGACAAGTACTCCAACCTTTGAAAGTCTCAAAACTGGTTCctccataaaataaaaacacaactcCACTgtgtaattatataataattgtgTATGGTTGTTATTGTACGTAAAAAGTTATTCTTTTTTTAGGGATATTGGTAGGGTTGAACCTAGGTGTAGTTTAGTTAATTCTTTATCACAATTGAATATTTGAGGTATAGTAAAATGTATTTGACTTTTGGCTTtgatcttatatttataagtcatCCGGATGCTAAACTAACACagatccaataaaataaaaacagattATTTAGATTCGGTTAGTTACTCAAAAACAACTTATTAGTGTCTTTGATcagatatctttaattaatatcttttaatcattctattattattttatcatctacTGGATTATTTgcccaataataacttaaacgctGGCCCCATTATGATCCAACatcaataaaatcatttaacctGGCCGACCATTGTTGATGTAGCGGATAGACCGAACAGTCTTGAGacttaaccgttcggtctactATATATCATACATATGCctcccaagtccgagttaaccgtttgACTTTAGTCAAGGTTATTATAGGACTTATATGAGCTTGAGAGAGGTCGTAATGTGCTTTAAGTCATTGCTCTTCTCTGGTCCGAACGAAGGACTCTAGGCCGAGTGGCTACTAATGGGAGCtctttttagaattttttcCCATGTTGAGTAGTAGATGCTAAGATCATGTTATCTGACTAAACCTTCCTGTGcgagatatttttactcacaaaaatatgcgttaaataaagtaaacgctttaatattttataatttatttctataatgAAAAGTTATTGGAACCTGGCAAGGCTGAACCGAGCGGTGAGTGATAAAAGTTCTCTTGGAACTTATTCCTATGTTGAGCGGAGGCACTACAAGTTCTCTTTGAAACTTTTTACTAGTCCGAGCAGTAAACCCTAGGATTCTGCTATCTGCACAAGCTAGTTTAAGCTATAAAGTCGGATGACCAATCAAGCGAAACCGCTTGTTATTTGATTGGACATTTGAAGCCCAAAAtgggatatttatattaagagGTGTCCCTGGTGAGCTATAGCTGCTCTACTATCTGGTGAACTGCAAAATACACAAGAAGGTGATCGTAATaatgtaagatccttgaaaatatttgtaagtcagatactagattaaaaaaaaaaataaataaatagtgaatagtaaatagtaaattgtgaatagtaaaaaaaaaaaattttggaagggataagtgttccacgtagctttgagatcagaattcatcaaattgcaaatataaaattatttttgtaatagtaaaatgaataaaaaaatgaatagctaaaatgaatagtaaattttttttgctataaatagccaagggggaggctgaaaatttacaccaaaaacttaaaaaaaatttgagagaagagagttggaagaaattctagttgcaaaggggacATTCTAGAAGTTTTCGGGgaacgaggagattaagtctgtaatagaggtaaggggagctaaccttgagtatttcgttttgtattatcttgagtcttgaatatgcaatattttgctCTTGTCTaatcttaaattttgaatatgaagtatcttgtttctgtatgatcttgaattttgaatgagaacatgcttctgtgtttagatccaagtgtgatagttgtaaaatatgatgttgattatgttatgccatttgtatgttattagttgtttatttttgtatttttggatggattagaagttgtctaaccggctctgccagattcaacttcttgtttccccatactttttattgttttccttattcgttttagttttggaaggattagaagttgtctaaccggttctgtcagattcaacttcttatttccccagacctgttattgttcttattatttaattacattgtatttttggaaggattagaagttgtctaaccggctctgccagattcaacttcttgtttccccatacctttcatttcttatttatattgtatttttggaaggatgagaagttgtctaaccggctctgccagattcaactttttgtttccccagaaattttattgttttatctattttttttattgcttctttctggaaggatgagaagttgtctaaccggctcttccagattcaacttcttgtttcccttgaatttttttattaagattattttgatggtaaagagagctaattatttttgtatgaatttattttataaaatatatgcatatgaatgttgaactggtgtgctcttgtgaaactgttttatgacttttattatattggaggttataactgaaactgtaaaattgtacatgttgtgacgtgatgaatttaatctgttttaaataagtttgttggctgaaattgatcttgttggaaggtctggagtaagggttatgtaatagcttgtatatgggtattaaatagatgtacaggtACTGTTTGAGATTgctgtgagaggaagtgaaaatattaaaattaggcattttagatttagagcataagagaagagggtagataatttaaataaattaattgttaattattgagggcctttccttgttggtaggatagagaaccttaaaaacctgagttggcacatccctgatcatagagcagccctggcctggtctagtcagttgtgactagtcatatgtgctggcgtcgaaggtgagtttgatgcgttcagacatctgggtcctctccggtgaccaattgggataaagaaagatctctactaggatgaaaataaaataaaacaagttgattgaagatgcataaagttatcatggtaaaaacttcatatatatttcatttaccgctacattgagcccaaactttaatatgtagttcctaagacatgttgatgtattttggctgTTCTGCgacctttgattggtgaaaatatgttgagttatactcgttttaaaaaaaatgagtttataatatgaagtatgatatctggtaatatgtttactttattttgggtaTTTACATCAAAACgggttattgtcaatttataattaaagaatgaacatgattgagttaggtggataagagggtatgatttgttgattttatgaaatgttggattggatatgagaaatcattacttatgaaatgatgtttactactggGAGTAGGATGTTCGGTTTATatcatgagagcttgatatgaacaaagtaacacccGAGGTTTATggaagcaggcagaaagtggtctgaccataaggctttgacataaacatatgattcgtaagtctTATAGAAGCAgacagagagaggtctgaccataaggcttcagaaagtaagacatagtatacaggtaaggcttaaggaagcaggcagagagcggtctgaccataaggcttcgtgagtaagcatggtatacttgtaaggttttgaaaatgggaaagatgattttaaagagaaaaaaaaattatgaattaatgacatcgggataatggtatttataaattatagaaatacatgattgaaacatttatattgtAAGTAAGTTTAATGATGATATGacatggttggcttacccttatttgtttgtgctatgatcatataactcatgttatatgtgagcagataatgttgcagatgcggttgaaaaagcttagagatgatgagagagatgcgggaaaaactttcagggatttttgtaaatagaataaatttgcattgaaaaaaaatatgttgtgtaagacttataagtttaatttcgaatttatgttaagtggtaaagactatattatttaaagtttgtaagtttgaaAATTGTACTTTGGAAggattgaaataaagtttgattgtttaaatcagatattaaattaatttagtctttactaccagtaataccctttaaattatttagGTGTTACAAATAACATTCTAAGAAGGTTCCTCAATGGTCGGTTTTAGACTAGGAATTCATTGAAAATGATTCTTCCGTTTCTTGGTTGAGAGCGAGAGTTCACTGAGAACGTTCcccaccgctcggtttaggacctGGAGTTTGTTGGACAACATTTCCTGGGTTTTGTCGACGAGACGTTGCCACTCGATTTTAGACTAGGATTTTTCAGATAACGTTCCTTAGGTTCGCTGAGAACTTTTATCACCTTAGTTTGGACTAGGAGTTTTTTGGATAGCGTTCCCTGGGTTTTCTGAATGAGACTTTGTTGCTCGGGTTTAGACCAGGAGTTTTTCGGATAACGATCCTTGAGTTTTGTATACGAGAGTGATAGTTCGCTGAGAACTTTTATCACCACGGTTTGGAACATGAGTTTTTCGGATAACATTCCCTGGGTTTTCTAGACGAGAGTGATAGTTCACTGAGAACTTTTATCACCTTGGTTTGGACCAGGAGTTTTTTGGATAACATTCCCTAGGTTTCCTAGACGAGAGTGACAGTTCGCTGAGAACTTTTATCACCTCGATTTGGACCAGGAGTTTTCCAGATAACATTCCTTGGGTTTTCTAGACGAGAGTGACAGTTCACTGAGAACTTTTATAACCTTGGTTTGGACTAGGATTTTTCGGATAACATTCCCTGAGTTTTGTGAGGTGGCCCGAACGGTAAGCTCTCAATTGGCCAAGTGAGTTGTGTGCATGATCCTGTCATCTGCACTATGAGGCCAAATGGTCGAATAGTTTAATGGTTGAAGACTTAATGCCATATTTGGCTAAAGTATCTAAGGCCATGGAAGGtcgagcagttgaggccgaatggctgaATACTTATGAGGCCGAGTGGCTAAATACTTATGAGGCCAAGTGGGCGAAcacctgtgaggccgaatggcggAATACTCTTAaggccgaatgaccgaataCCTATGCTTGCATGTCTTTGATCAGTTCTCTTGTGCTTTGTTGTTCCTCtatgtttctcgtggtcaccattgagTCACCTGCTCCGCTCGCTTGCACTCTTGACCAGGGGAAGAAACCTacaaaagacactctgacgctcaagttaggcgtagTTTAGTTAATTGTTTATCACAATTGAGTATTTGGGGTCTAGTAGAACGTACTTGACTTTTGGCCttgaccttatatttataagtcatCCCATGGATCCTAAATTAGTACatatccaataaaataaaaacaaacttacctttATATTCGGTTAGTTATTCATAAACATTATCAATAcctttaatcagatatctttaattaatatcttttaatcaTTATACTATTATGTCATTATCTGCTGGATTATTGgtccaataatattttaaacgCTAATCCCATTATGGTCTAACAccaataaaatcatttaacctCGTCGACCGTTTTTAATGTAGGAGATGAACTGAACGGtcttaaatattaatcattTGTTCTATACGATATAAcatacaattattataataacatttttaagcttaacaatttattaataagctaacaagataaacaaataataagtatatcttataaataatataaaagtgtataattttaattatcataatttatttgttttaactGATAATCTGATTATGtaataagttaaaaatgaattttacctttttttttgacaaaaaccaagtaaaaaaaaaacttctttaATTCGACGTATTTCTTATCTGTGTTCTTCGTGACAAACTCTACCTATCTTCCGTGGTCAACaaattttttaggtttaatcattcacgaaGTCCTTTTTTTCGCgtggaatctcaatttagtccctttgTTTTtggaaatctcaattgggtcccaaatttttgaaaattggaacaattggatcctttccgttaaattgcCTCCAACGACGTTAGTGTGTGTCTGACATGGCACGCTGTAGTCTGACGTGGATGACTGAACTAACTCGAAAGCGTGTCACTCTGCTCTCAttgctcttttcttttctctttctccagACAAGGAATCAATTACCCTGTTCACGTTTTCTCACAAACGCAAAAAGCCTACAAACCAAGCAAATCatcatctttcttcttccctCAATCATGCCCCTGTCATAGCTTAACACAACACAACTCGACTCTCATCATCTTCATTCTACACCACCTAGCTTCCATGGAAGCTTTTCAACCTTCCACCACTTCCCACACCTAAAACAAAACCCAAACACCTACCCCTCTTCCTATACCCCACCACACTTTACTCCCTGTTCCTCACTCTCCTATCTCATCATTCCCTTTCGCCCGTGTTGTTCCAATTTAATTGCGCACCCAACATGTACGCCCTCGACATTTCACACACACAACACACCTTCGCCTTCCAAAACAACGCTAAAACCCCCTCCTTCTCCTCCTCTCTCCTCGACACCATCTACCGCTCCATCAACGAAGGAGAGAGCACCGCCAACGACATGAAACTCCACACCCAGACAATCATCAAGAAACAGAGCAGAATCCTCGTCCAACAAGATTTAACGGCGCCCACCATTCCCCGTTCTTGTTTAGTGCAAAAAGGGAAGGGAAGCGAGAAACCTGTGAAAGCACAGATGAAGAGAAAACCAAAATCGCGTTTGCATGGTCACGATCACGACCGGGAGGTGATGTTCTTCAGTTCGACTTCGAGTTGCTCGGATTCCAGCTCTGGATTACTGTCTTCCTCCGACACTGAATCCCTGTACGGATCGAGGTCGCGAGTTTCGTGTTTTGCTCCTTCGAGACCCAAGCCATTGATGACGTCGGCGAGCAATGGAGAGCGTCTTATAAAGCCAAAATCAAGGGCGTTGAAGATGTACAACAATCTGAAGAAAGTGAAGCAACCCATCTCTCCGGGGGGGAAGCTGAGTACTTTTCTCAGCTCTCTGTTGGGGAACGGGAAGAAAGCCAAACATTCAAACATTCAGAGTAGCTGCGTGATTTATAAAGTGAGTAGGGTTCTAAAAGGAGAGAGAGGTGGGGATGTGTAAATTCTCGATCACGATCAAACATTCACACAGATACTGACAGAGCAGTTGGatgaaggaggaagaaaatgataaagaaaagaaagaaaaagaggaagaggaaaaCGAAAGATTCTTCAGTCATCCACGTTAGACTACAGCGTGCCATGTTAGAGACACACTAACGCCGTTGGAGacaatttaacggaaaggatccaattgttgcaattttcataaatttgggacccaattgagatttccaAAAAcaaagggactaaattgagattccacGCGAAAAAAAGGACttcgtgaatgattaaaccaatTTTTTATGATGGGTATAGTTACTTAgttgtaaaattttgaaaattaggtAGGTAACATCCATGTATGACTAGTACATAGATgcgtaaaattatttttaaaattaattgaacaggttaaatatgatttaattaataaattcacAACTTTCTGTTGTTTTCGGATTTTTATTCACAcaatatgtttttgaaaaataaccataaataaataaatatataaggaAAACCATAAGAATATTTTAGcgattataatttttagttaagaattattttaattatgtaatatgtatttttttttatgtgataagaaaaaataatgaaattataattttaaaaataaatataattgtttttacaatttaataatagatagtttttatttattttgtaaatgacttttatttatttagtagatgatttttatttgtttaatttataaaaatagttaaattttaaaaaatcaattaaatttaaatatgtaacttgaaagataaaaatgaagaaaacaaaagtgaaCACCAAGAaggaaataattttatatataggtatagataaatagaaaatatagtACTATATATGTTCAATCcttcaattgaataaaaataaaattgttttattgaaaaataacagaaagtagatataatttgatatgaaaaaagatataaatgaTTAAAGTAGATTTTGATATGATTTAATTTGCTATAATCATATTTGATTAGATAAAATACACTTATActtgttttaaaattgattgaCACTTTGGGTTTTCATTCTCTATATATAAGACACACTAGAAAATTGACAGAAGTAGTTTCCGAGTTTGTTTCCTCATCTCTTTACTATTTGCATAAACCCTTTCTGCTTTCTGTGTTCCTGAGGATTGAGAGTAATCGACACAGTTGATCATCCAAGATTCTCGTAATGGAAAACAATGATAAAGGTAATCCATCGATTCATATGTTTCGCaaagtttttcttctttttggttCAAAAACATTCTAAATTATACCTTTAAATCAAAACAATACGACAGTATCTCTTTCTGATACTGAAACAAATATGTTGTATTGTGTGAAGGTGTGTTGTGTGAAGATATGTTGCGGGAAATTCTGTCAAGGCTTCCAGTAAAAT
This sequence is a window from Vigna angularis cultivar LongXiaoDou No.4 chromosome 2, ASM1680809v1, whole genome shotgun sequence. Protein-coding genes within it:
- the LOC108327307 gene encoding protein BIG GRAIN 1-like B; translation: MYALDISHTQHTFAFQNNAKTPSFSSSLLDTIYRSINEGESTANDMKLHTQTIIKKQSRILVQQDLTAPTIPRSCLVQKGKGSEKPVKAQMKRKPKSRLHGHDHDREVMFFSSTSSCSDSSSGLLSSSDTESLYGSRSRVSCFAPSRPKPLMTSASNGERLIKPKSRALKMYNNLKKVKQPISPGGKLSTFLSSLLGNGKKAKHSNIQSSCVIYKVSRVLKGERGGDV